The Parashewanella tropica genome window below encodes:
- the hflX gene encoding ribosome rescue GTPase HflX has translation MFDRYEAGEQAVLVHIDFADEERREDISELQLLVESAGAKSVGVITGSRKSPDRKFFIGSGKAEELAAMVAGTDANVVIFNHALSPAQERNLEMICKCRVLDRTTLILDIFAQRARTHEGKLQVELAQLRHMSTRLVRGWTHLERQKGGIGLRGPGETQLETDRRLLRGRIKSINRRLDKVDKQREQSRRARKRSDLATVSLVGYTNAGKSTLFNALTTSQVYAADQLFATLDPTLRKLELEDHSVILADTVGFIRHLPHDLVAAFKATLQETRNADLLLHVVDCADENMGENFEQVQAVLEEIDAKEIPQLIVCNKIDLLDDVTPRVDRNEDDKPYRVWVSAQQNIGFELLQDAIEELVGEQVAEYQLKIPASSGHYLGQFYRLDALKQQEYDDFGNCILSVRLPMSNWNRLLKQSQGELETFIMESSTDKVLS, from the coding sequence TTGTTTGATCGTTATGAGGCGGGTGAACAAGCAGTCCTTGTCCATATCGACTTTGCGGATGAAGAACGTCGAGAAGATATTTCTGAACTACAGCTTTTAGTTGAGTCTGCTGGGGCTAAGTCTGTTGGTGTGATCACCGGTAGTCGAAAATCACCAGACAGAAAATTTTTTATCGGTTCAGGCAAAGCTGAAGAACTGGCAGCAATGGTTGCTGGTACTGATGCTAATGTCGTTATTTTCAATCATGCATTGTCACCAGCTCAAGAACGTAATCTTGAGATGATCTGTAAGTGCCGGGTACTAGACCGCACTACCTTGATTTTGGATATCTTTGCCCAAAGAGCTCGAACTCACGAAGGTAAACTGCAAGTGGAGTTGGCGCAATTGCGTCACATGTCTACCCGTTTAGTACGAGGTTGGACTCACTTGGAACGCCAGAAAGGTGGTATTGGCCTACGTGGTCCAGGGGAAACTCAGCTAGAAACGGATCGACGTTTACTACGTGGACGAATTAAGTCGATCAATCGTCGCTTGGATAAAGTTGATAAACAACGTGAGCAGAGCCGTCGAGCCAGAAAACGCAGTGATTTAGCTACCGTTTCTTTAGTTGGTTATACCAATGCGGGGAAATCTACGTTGTTCAACGCACTGACGACCTCTCAGGTTTATGCTGCGGATCAGTTATTTGCCACACTTGACCCTACTTTGCGTAAGTTAGAGTTAGAAGATCACAGTGTGATTTTAGCGGATACAGTAGGATTTATTCGTCACTTACCCCATGATCTTGTTGCGGCGTTCAAAGCGACGTTACAAGAAACACGTAATGCTGATTTGTTGTTGCACGTTGTCGATTGTGCCGATGAAAATATGGGAGAGAACTTTGAACAAGTTCAAGCCGTATTAGAGGAAATCGATGCTAAAGAAATTCCTCAACTCATAGTTTGTAACAAAATAGATTTATTGGATGATGTTACGCCACGAGTAGATAGAAATGAGGATGATAAGCCATATCGAGTTTGGGTTTCTGCTCAACAAAATATAGGTTTTGAGTTACTACAAGACGCCATTGAAGAGTTAGTTGGTGAGCAAGTAGCTGAATATCAGTTAAAAATTCCAGCATCTTCGGGGCATTACCTTGGGCAGTTTTATCGTCTGGATGCGTTAAAACAGCAAGAATATGACGATTTTGGTAACTGTATTTTGTCGGTTAGATTACCGATGTCGAACTGGAATCGTTTACTAAAGCAAAGCCAAGGTGAGCTTGAGACCTTTATTATGGAATCAAGCACTGATAAAGTATTAAGTTAA
- the petA gene encoding ubiquinol-cytochrome c reductase iron-sulfur subunit, whose protein sequence is MSNAPVDTGRRRFLTAATAVVGGAGAVAVAVPFIKSWNPSAKAKAAGAPVEVNISKVEPGQLIRVEWRGKPVWVVRRTDDILAELPKHNDQLRDPNSEEDQQPEYAKNIYRSIKEEFFIAVGICTHLGCSPTYEHNKFEQYVEGIKSGFFCPCHGSKFDMSGRVFQGVPAPLNLVIPPHHYVDDNTILVGKDKGEA, encoded by the coding sequence ATGAGCAATGCGCCAGTCGATACCGGACGTCGCAGATTTCTGACCGCCGCAACCGCCGTAGTAGGTGGAGCCGGTGCCGTCGCTGTAGCGGTTCCTTTCATTAAGTCATGGAATCCAAGTGCCAAAGCGAAAGCTGCAGGTGCGCCGGTTGAAGTTAACATCAGTAAAGTCGAGCCGGGTCAGCTGATCCGTGTAGAATGGCGAGGTAAACCTGTATGGGTTGTACGTCGTACTGATGACATTTTGGCAGAGCTGCCAAAGCACAATGATCAATTACGTGATCCAAACTCTGAAGAAGACCAACAACCTGAATACGCGAAAAATATCTATCGCTCAATTAAAGAAGAATTCTTTATTGCAGTAGGTATCTGTACTCACTTAGGTTGTTCTCCAACGTATGAGCATAACAAGTTTGAGCAATATGTTGAAGGCATTAAGTCTGGTTTCTTCTGCCCATGTCACGGTTCAAAATTTGATATGTCAGGTCGTGTATTCCAAGGCGTACCTGCTCCATTGAACCTCGTGATCCCTCCTCATCACTATGTCGACGATAACACTATCCTTGTCGGTAAAGATAAAGGAGAAGCGTAA
- a CDS encoding cytochrome c1, which translates to MKKLLIAFASLFPMMAIAAGGAPVPYKANIDLHDKASLERGLDLFQKHCSGCHSTEYQRYERVANDLGISIDDMRAKYILDGAKPGELMTNAIPGKEAAKWFGATPPDLTLVGRVRGEDWLYSYLKTFYKDPSRPFGVNNTVFPSVGMPHVLQDLQGVQEQVCKEAKDEAGNPIIDKASGEPKMNCELVIPKGKEGSMTPEQYDQAVKDITGFLVYSAEPVRLEREELGKYVLGFLFILFVLSYFLKKEYWRDVH; encoded by the coding sequence ATGAAAAAGTTACTGATTGCATTTGCCTCATTATTTCCAATGATGGCGATAGCCGCTGGCGGCGCTCCAGTTCCTTATAAAGCAAACATTGATTTGCATGATAAGGCTTCTTTAGAGCGTGGTTTGGATTTATTCCAAAAGCATTGTTCTGGTTGTCACAGCACTGAATATCAACGTTATGAGCGTGTAGCGAATGACCTAGGTATTTCTATTGATGATATGCGTGCTAAGTATATCCTTGATGGTGCTAAGCCAGGTGAATTGATGACTAACGCCATTCCTGGTAAAGAAGCGGCTAAGTGGTTTGGTGCAACGCCACCAGATCTAACGCTTGTGGGTCGTGTTCGTGGTGAAGATTGGCTTTATAGTTACCTAAAAACTTTCTATAAAGATCCAAGCCGTCCATTTGGTGTGAACAATACTGTATTCCCATCAGTGGGTATGCCACACGTTCTTCAAGACCTTCAAGGTGTTCAAGAGCAGGTTTGTAAAGAAGCGAAAGATGAAGCGGGTAACCCTATCATTGATAAAGCTTCTGGTGAGCCAAAAATGAATTGTGAACTGGTTATTCCTAAAGGAAAAGAAGGTTCAATGACGCCTGAGCAATATGACCAAGCGGTAAAAGACATTACTGGTTTCCTAGTTTATTCAGCTGAGCCAGTTCGTCTGGAACGTGAAGAATTAGGTAAATACGTACTAGGATTCTTGTTTATTCTGTTCGTGTTGTCATATTTCTTGAAGAAAGAATATTGGAGAGATGTACACTAA
- the hfq gene encoding RNA chaperone Hfq, protein MAKGQSLQDPFLNALRRERVPVSIYLVNGIKLQGQVESFDQFVILLKNTVSQMVYKHAISTVVPSRPFNVSPNQAPQAGSEQPEASAE, encoded by the coding sequence ATGGCTAAGGGGCAATCATTACAAGACCCATTCTTAAATGCACTTCGTCGCGAGCGCGTTCCTGTATCAATCTATTTGGTAAATGGTATCAAACTCCAAGGGCAAGTAGAGTCATTTGATCAATTCGTGATCTTACTAAAAAATACGGTTAGCCAAATGGTATACAAACACGCCATTTCAACAGTCGTACCATCTCGTCCATTTAACGTAAGCCCAAATCAAGCACCTCAAGCAGGATCAGAGCAACCAGAAGCTAGCGCTGAGTAA
- the sspA gene encoding stringent starvation protein SspA, with protein sequence MAVAANKRSIMTLFSGADDLYSHQVRIVLAEKGVSVDVLQVDPNEMPEDLLEINPYNSVPTLVDRELVLYQSRIIMEYLDERFPHPPLMPVYPVARGQSRLMMHRVETDWYQLVERIRSNDNADEARKELQESLTAISPVFAEMPYFMSEEFGLVDCYLAPLLWRLPTLGIELNSQASQHIHAYMTRIFDRESFKASLTEAEREMRMGI encoded by the coding sequence ATGGCTGTTGCTGCCAACAAACGCTCTATCATGACCCTATTTTCTGGGGCTGATGATTTATATAGCCATCAAGTACGTATTGTTTTGGCTGAGAAAGGTGTCTCTGTTGATGTTTTACAGGTCGACCCAAATGAAATGCCGGAAGATCTATTAGAGATCAATCCATATAATTCTGTACCTACTCTCGTAGACCGCGAATTAGTTCTGTATCAATCACGCATCATCATGGAATATTTAGATGAGCGTTTTCCACACCCTCCATTAATGCCAGTTTATCCTGTTGCCCGTGGTCAAAGTCGTTTGATGATGCATCGTGTTGAAACTGACTGGTATCAATTGGTTGAGCGTATCCGCAGCAACGATAATGCGGATGAAGCGCGAAAAGAATTACAAGAAAGCTTAACTGCAATTTCCCCAGTTTTTGCAGAGATGCCATACTTTATGAGTGAAGAGTTTGGTTTGGTTGATTGTTACCTAGCACCTTTGCTATGGCGCCTACCAACTTTAGGTATCGAGTTAAACTCGCAAGCTAGTCAGCATATTCACGCCTATATGACACGTATCTTTGATCGTGAATCATTCAAAGCTTCTTTGACAGAAGCTGAGCGCGAAATGCGTATGGGGATCTAA
- the miaA gene encoding tRNA (adenosine(37)-N6)-dimethylallyltransferase MiaA — translation MTNSKYPKVVLLMGPTASGKTALAIELAQNHNCEVISVDSALIYKGMDIGTAKPTAEELALAPHRLINILDPLESYSAADFRADAIREMDEIISRGKTPVLVGGTMLYFKALLEGLSPLPEADPEIRAQILDEAEQLGWAALHDELKRIDPVSAERIHPNDPQRLSRALEVYRISGKSLTELTQTKAEALPYDFIQFAIAPKERAELHKLIEKRFNIMLEQGFVEEVEVLKARNDLHLNLPSMRCVGYRQCWQYLDGDFDYSNMVEKGVAATRQLAKRQLTWLRSWKELNWLETGNAKNIVTIAEHLN, via the coding sequence GTGACAAATAGCAAGTATCCAAAAGTCGTTCTGTTGATGGGACCTACTGCATCAGGTAAAACCGCATTGGCGATTGAACTGGCGCAAAATCACAATTGTGAAGTGATTTCGGTTGATTCAGCATTGATTTATAAAGGCATGGATATTGGAACGGCCAAGCCAACGGCTGAGGAACTAGCATTAGCGCCGCATCGCTTAATTAATATTTTAGATCCGCTAGAAAGTTATTCTGCGGCTGACTTTAGAGCTGATGCTATACGAGAAATGGACGAAATCATCTCTCGAGGTAAAACACCTGTGCTCGTGGGTGGAACCATGTTGTATTTTAAGGCTCTGCTTGAGGGGTTATCACCTTTACCGGAAGCGGATCCTGAGATCAGAGCACAAATTTTAGATGAGGCAGAGCAGCTTGGTTGGGCAGCACTGCATGATGAATTAAAACGTATTGATCCTGTATCGGCAGAACGTATTCATCCTAACGATCCGCAGCGATTATCTAGAGCCCTAGAAGTATATCGAATTAGTGGTAAGAGCCTGACAGAGTTGACACAAACAAAAGCAGAAGCTTTACCTTATGATTTTATTCAGTTTGCAATTGCTCCTAAAGAGAGAGCAGAATTACATAAACTGATTGAAAAGCGTTTTAACATAATGCTTGAACAAGGGTTTGTTGAAGAAGTTGAAGTACTTAAAGCACGAAATGACCTTCATTTAAATCTACCATCAATGCGATGTGTAGGGTATCGTCAGTGTTGGCAGTACCTTGATGGTGATTTCGACTATAGTAATATGGTTGAAAAAGGCGTTGCTGCTACTAGGCAATTGGCAAAACGTCAATTAACATGGTTAAGAAGCTGGAAGGAATTAAATTGGTTGGAAACGGGTAACGCAAAAAATATTGTTACCATTGCGGAGCATCTAAATTAG
- a CDS encoding ClpXP protease specificity-enhancing factor — protein MLTPNRPYLLRAYYEWLLDNDLTPHLVVDAFVPGTQVPQQYVKDGQIVLNVAPSAVMNLEMGNSYVEFNARFGGVPHHILLPMAAIVAIYARENGAGSVFDMEEAFMASQEEDEELTLSSVDSDTNEEEAKEPIVEEAKAEDPKTKKPPKKRGHLTVVK, from the coding sequence ATGTTAACTCCGAATCGTCCATATTTACTCAGAGCATATTATGAGTGGCTACTAGATAACGATCTAACACCGCATTTGGTTGTAGATGCATTTGTGCCAGGTACGCAAGTTCCTCAACAATATGTTAAAGACGGGCAAATTGTCTTAAATGTTGCACCGTCAGCAGTAATGAATCTTGAAATGGGTAATAGCTATGTTGAGTTTAATGCTCGATTTGGCGGCGTACCACATCATATTCTATTACCAATGGCTGCTATTGTTGCTATTTACGCCCGTGAAAACGGTGCTGGCAGTGTATTTGATATGGAAGAAGCTTTTATGGCTTCGCAAGAGGAAGATGAAGAGTTAACTCTAAGCAGCGTAGATTCTGATACGAATGAGGAAGAAGCTAAAGAGCCTATCGTTGAAGAAGCTAAAGCTGAAGATCCTAAAACGAAAAAACCACCTAAGAAGCGTGGTCATTTAACTGTGGTTAAATAG
- a CDS encoding anthranilate synthase component II: protein MLLMIDNYDSFTFNLVQYFQQLGQEVMVKRNDEITIEDIEALKPTHLVISPGPCTPNEAGISLEAIKHFQGKLPILGVCLGHQAIAQAFGANVIRAKRVMHGKTSDISHNNERLFSALNHPLTVTRYHSLLVDSLPESFTLDAWFDDPDYGCEIMAMSHNSLPIYGVQFHPESILTEQGLELLDNFLKTTKEQA from the coding sequence ATGCTACTGATGATTGATAATTATGACTCGTTTACCTTTAACCTTGTTCAGTATTTTCAGCAGCTAGGGCAAGAAGTAATGGTGAAGCGCAACGATGAGATCACTATTGAAGATATTGAAGCGTTAAAGCCGACCCATTTGGTGATATCTCCAGGGCCTTGTACTCCGAATGAAGCTGGGATTTCATTAGAAGCTATTAAGCACTTTCAGGGAAAGCTTCCCATATTGGGGGTTTGTCTTGGACATCAAGCCATCGCTCAAGCTTTTGGTGCTAATGTTATTCGTGCAAAGCGTGTTATGCATGGAAAAACCAGTGATATTTCTCATAATAATGAGCGTTTATTTTCTGCATTAAATCACCCTTTAACGGTGACCCGTTACCACTCGCTATTGGTTGATTCCCTACCTGAAAGCTTTACACTGGACGCATGGTTTGATGATCCAGATTATGGGTGTGAAATCATGGCGATGAGCCATAATTCCCTGCCGATTTATGGCGTTCAATTTCACCCTGAATCTATTTTGACCGAGCAAGGACTTGAGTTGCTCGATAATTTTTTAAAAACAACAAAGGAACAAGCATGA
- the hflK gene encoding FtsH protease activity modulator HflK produces the protein MAWNEPGNKGKDPWGNKGSGGNDKGPPDLDDIFRGMSKRFGGKGGNSGVSGTAIGIFLVIAIVVWALSGFYTIKPAERGVVLRFGKLHSIQTQGLHWQATFIDKVYPVNVEEVRSIPASGSMLTADENVVRVQLEVQYEVEDPYKYLFSVVDANASLREAIDSALRYVIGHNKMDDILTTGRDKIVVATRSEIERIIKPYNLGLKIGDVNLLPARPPEEVKDAFDDAIAAQEDEQRAILEAQAYARQIEPQARGKAERILREAKAYKEQAILEAQGKVARFENLLPEYKAAPKVTRERLYLETMQEVLKGNRKVLVDSKNSNNLMYLPLDKMMQSSTHSAPMKRSAVPNIESTPTHASQSSSTNGRSSVRMSRAESMRQSGR, from the coding sequence ATGGCTTGGAATGAGCCCGGAAATAAGGGCAAAGACCCTTGGGGTAATAAAGGTAGCGGTGGTAACGATAAAGGACCACCTGATTTAGACGATATCTTTCGTGGTATGTCAAAGCGCTTTGGCGGTAAAGGCGGAAACTCAGGTGTCAGTGGCACTGCCATTGGGATTTTTCTTGTTATCGCTATCGTAGTATGGGCGTTGTCTGGTTTTTATACCATCAAACCAGCAGAACGCGGAGTGGTATTACGTTTTGGTAAGCTCCACAGCATTCAAACCCAAGGTTTACACTGGCAAGCGACCTTTATCGATAAAGTTTACCCTGTAAACGTTGAAGAAGTACGTTCAATTCCAGCTTCAGGTAGCATGTTAACCGCGGATGAAAACGTGGTTCGTGTTCAGCTTGAAGTTCAATACGAAGTTGAAGACCCGTACAAATACTTATTCAGTGTTGTTGATGCCAATGCGAGTTTAAGAGAAGCAATCGATAGTGCGCTTCGTTATGTGATTGGTCACAACAAGATGGATGATATTTTGACGACAGGTCGTGACAAAATTGTTGTCGCAACTCGAAGCGAAATTGAGCGCATCATCAAGCCATATAACTTAGGTCTTAAAATTGGTGATGTGAACTTATTACCTGCACGTCCGCCTGAAGAAGTAAAAGACGCGTTTGATGATGCCATTGCTGCGCAAGAAGATGAGCAACGCGCCATTCTTGAAGCCCAAGCTTATGCTCGCCAAATTGAGCCACAAGCTCGTGGTAAAGCAGAGCGTATTTTACGTGAAGCGAAAGCATATAAAGAGCAAGCTATCTTAGAAGCGCAAGGTAAAGTGGCTCGTTTTGAGAATCTTTTACCTGAGTATAAAGCGGCACCTAAAGTGACTCGTGAACGTTTATATCTTGAGACGATGCAAGAAGTGCTGAAAGGTAACCGTAAGGTGCTTGTTGATAGCAAAAACAGCAATAACCTAATGTATCTACCATTAGACAAAATGATGCAAAGCTCAACACACTCTGCACCAATGAAACGCTCAGCAGTACCAAATATTGAGTCAACGCCAACACATGCTTCTCAATCAAGTTCAACAAATGGTCGCAGTAGTGTTCGTATGTCTCGTGCAGAAAGCATGCGTCAAAGTGGGAGATAA
- the hflC gene encoding protease modulator HflC, whose protein sequence is MNRIVLIVIALFVGLGISSLFKVDEGERAIVSRFGKVNKVEVDGKPITEVYKPGLHFKIPVIDKVRYMDARIQTLDSDADRFLTSEKKDLMVDSYVKWRVKDFEKYYERTQTGPIVDRLLAKVNNDLRIEFGRRTIKEIVSGSRDELQMDTLKNAQESAKDLGIEVVDVRVKQINLPDSVSSSIYKRMRANREAVAKEHRAEGQEQSEVIKATADAQVTVRIADANRQAMITRGQGDAEAAKIFANAYKKDPEFYSFLRSLEAYRDSFGNHDDVMVLSPDSDFFKYMKGADKK, encoded by the coding sequence ATGAATAGAATAGTACTAATTGTTATCGCCTTATTTGTTGGTCTAGGTATTTCGTCACTGTTTAAAGTGGATGAAGGTGAACGTGCTATCGTGTCACGTTTTGGTAAAGTCAATAAAGTTGAAGTTGACGGCAAACCAATCACTGAAGTTTACAAGCCAGGTTTACACTTCAAAATCCCTGTGATTGATAAAGTGCGTTATATGGATGCACGTATTCAAACGCTAGACAGTGATGCTGACCGTTTCTTGACGTCTGAGAAAAAAGACTTGATGGTTGATTCATACGTTAAATGGCGTGTGAAAGACTTTGAGAAATATTACGAAAGAACTCAGACAGGTCCTATCGTTGATAGACTGTTAGCGAAAGTAAACAATGACCTTCGTATTGAGTTTGGTCGTCGTACCATCAAAGAGATTGTTTCTGGTAGCCGTGACGAACTGCAAATGGATACCCTAAAAAATGCACAAGAAAGTGCTAAAGATTTAGGTATTGAAGTTGTAGATGTTCGTGTTAAGCAAATCAACTTACCAGATAGTGTGAGTAGCAGTATCTATAAGCGTATGCGTGCTAACCGTGAAGCGGTTGCTAAAGAGCATCGTGCAGAAGGTCAGGAGCAATCAGAAGTGATTAAAGCGACGGCTGATGCGCAAGTTACGGTTCGAATTGCTGATGCTAACCGTCAAGCTATGATCACGCGTGGTCAAGGTGATGCTGAAGCGGCAAAAATATTTGCGAACGCGTATAAAAAAGACCCTGAGTTTTATAGTTTCTTGCGCAGCTTAGAAGCTTATCGTGACAGCTTTGGTAATCATGATGACGTAATGGTTCTTTCACCAGATAGCGACTTTTTCAAGTACATGAAAGGTGCAGATAAAAAGTAA
- a CDS encoding GGDEF domain-containing protein, protein MANIVLRIRTVFLPMLFTCIGFFLVLNFQEYWQQWRPVTRELPLWLLPIAGLVALQFNRSRLAYLAFLLVIYYSVNRSLFIDSQYLLSLKEQIFLFGSLSMVLLLLMKDRGIASIHGILALSMFALCAVLTFNLDILLNHANKILMPTKLAYSDIIISIWLTTTLIIGFGTIIKNTLTTTTISLSFVLWSLLYFKPHSIPADITLLGVAILIFISVLFDSYRLAYRDELTGLPSRRALYNLVLSLSNKYCVAMTDIDHFKKFNDTYGHDVGDQVLKLVASKLSKVTGGGKVFRYGGEEFTIIFPRKSVEQTLEHLEAVREEIQNYKMMIRDENRKNTNKSARNKKTNTNKSVSVTISIGVAQHQRKQDFDKTLKAADIALYKAKKQGRNQVCS, encoded by the coding sequence TTGGCTAATATAGTTTTGCGAATACGAACAGTATTTTTACCAATGTTATTCACCTGTATTGGATTTTTTCTGGTACTGAATTTTCAAGAATATTGGCAACAATGGCGGCCAGTCACTCGTGAACTTCCTTTATGGCTGTTGCCCATTGCAGGCTTAGTAGCGCTTCAATTTAATCGAAGCCGTTTAGCCTATTTGGCTTTTCTGCTTGTCATATATTACAGCGTTAATCGTAGCCTCTTTATTGATAGCCAGTATTTACTCTCACTTAAAGAGCAAATCTTCCTATTCGGTAGCTTAAGCATGGTACTGTTGCTATTGATGAAAGATAGAGGCATTGCATCCATTCACGGAATATTAGCATTAAGTATGTTCGCACTTTGTGCTGTTCTAACGTTCAATTTAGACATACTTCTCAACCACGCCAACAAGATACTTATGCCAACAAAATTAGCTTACAGCGATATTATTATTTCGATATGGTTAACAACGACTCTCATTATTGGCTTTGGCACTATTATTAAAAATACACTTACCACAACGACAATATCCCTTTCCTTCGTTTTGTGGTCACTCCTGTATTTTAAGCCACATTCAATACCCGCTGATATTACATTACTCGGTGTGGCTATTTTAATCTTCATCAGTGTCTTATTTGATTCGTATCGCTTGGCCTATCGGGACGAACTTACCGGGCTGCCATCACGCAGAGCCTTATACAATTTAGTTTTATCCCTAAGTAACAAGTATTGTGTTGCCATGACCGATATTGACCACTTTAAAAAGTTCAACGACACCTATGGCCATGATGTCGGCGATCAAGTACTGAAGCTGGTAGCGAGCAAACTGTCAAAAGTCACTGGAGGCGGTAAGGTGTTTCGTTACGGTGGTGAAGAGTTCACCATTATTTTCCCTCGAAAATCTGTCGAACAAACTCTAGAACACCTTGAAGCGGTACGTGAAGAAATTCAAAATTATAAGATGATGATCCGAGATGAAAACCGTAAAAATACCAACAAGAGTGCAAGAAATAAGAAAACAAATACGAATAAATCTGTAAGCGTAACTATTTCCATCGGTGTAGCTCAACACCAGCGTAAACAAGATTTTGATAAAACGTTGAAAGCGGCCGACATTGCTTTATACAAAGCTAAGAAGCAAGGACGTAATCAAGTGTGTTCATGA
- a CDS encoding cytochrome b, translating to MLKNLQGWIDARIPMTATYNRHVGQYATPKNFNFWYFFGSLALLVLVNQLLTGIWLTMNYVPSAEGAFASVEYIMRDVEYGWLLRYMHSTGASAFFIVVYLHMFRGVIYGSYQKPRELLWLFGMLIFLVLMAEAFMGYLLPWGQMSFWGAQVIISLFGAIPVIGDDITLWIRGDYVISGATLNRFFALHVIALPLVLVVLVFLHLIALHEVGSNNPDGIEIKKNKDENGWPVDGIPFHPYYTVKDIMGVAGFLIAFCWVLFYLPDGGGYFLERPNFEPANPLKTPEHIAPVWYFTPFYAILRAVPNKLGGVVMMGLSIAVLFVLPWLDRCKVKSVRYRSMFHKLNIGQFAVSFIILGYLGAVPATPELTIAARVFTITYFAFFFFLWLYSKNEKTKPVPERLTH from the coding sequence ATGTTAAAGAATTTACAAGGTTGGATTGATGCGCGTATCCCAATGACGGCGACTTATAACCGTCACGTTGGGCAATATGCGACTCCGAAGAACTTTAACTTTTGGTATTTCTTCGGCTCTCTAGCTTTATTAGTGCTTGTTAACCAATTACTGACTGGTATTTGGTTAACCATGAACTATGTACCAAGTGCTGAAGGTGCATTCGCCTCTGTTGAATACATCATGCGTGATGTGGAATACGGTTGGTTACTCCGTTATATGCACTCTACAGGTGCTTCGGCGTTTTTCATCGTTGTTTATCTGCATATGTTCCGTGGTGTTATCTACGGTTCTTACCAAAAGCCACGTGAACTACTGTGGTTATTCGGTATGCTGATCTTCCTAGTATTGATGGCTGAAGCCTTCATGGGTTACTTATTGCCATGGGGTCAAATGTCATTCTGGGGCGCGCAGGTAATTATCTCACTATTTGGTGCGATTCCAGTTATCGGTGATGACATCACTCTTTGGATCCGTGGTGACTACGTTATTTCAGGCGCAACGCTAAACCGTTTCTTCGCCTTACACGTAATTGCTCTGCCGCTGGTTCTAGTTGTACTTGTATTCTTACACTTGATTGCACTACACGAAGTGGGTTCGAACAACCCTGACGGTATTGAAATCAAGAAGAACAAAGACGAGAACGGTTGGCCTGTAGATGGTATTCCATTCCACCCTTATTACACTGTAAAAGACATTATGGGTGTGGCTGGTTTCTTGATTGCTTTCTGTTGGGTTCTATTCTATCTGCCTGATGGTGGTGGTTACTTCCTAGAACGTCCAAACTTTGAGCCTGCAAACCCTCTGAAAACACCTGAGCACATTGCGCCAGTTTGGTACTTCACACCATTCTATGCAATCTTACGTGCAGTACCTAACAAGTTAGGTGGTGTTGTGATGATGGGTCTATCGATTGCAGTTCTATTTGTTCTGCCTTGGTTAGATCGCTGTAAAGTGAAATCTGTTCGCTATCGTAGCATGTTCCATAAATTGAACATCGGCCAGTTCGCTGTTTCATTTATTATCCTTGGATACTTAGGTGCAGTACCTGCAACACCTGAGCTAACGATTGCAGCACGTGTATTCACTATCACTTACTTTGCATTCTTCTTCTTCCTGTGGCTATACAGTAAGAATGAAAAGACTAAGCCAGTGCCAGAGAGGTTGACTCACTAA